A genomic window from Punica granatum isolate Tunisia-2019 chromosome 2, ASM765513v2, whole genome shotgun sequence includes:
- the LOC116194928 gene encoding hippocampus abundant transcript-like protein 1 — protein sequence MAGVAKSSHESFGGCGGTLRVLRPLLHLLLPLCVHWVAEEMTVSVLVDVTTKALCPGESTCSEAIYINGLQQTVVGIFKMVVLPLLGQLADECGRKPLLLLTLSTSIFPFALLAMSQSKEIVYAYYVLRTISYILSQGSIFCISVAYAADFIEEGKRAAAFSWITGLFSASHVLGNVLARFLPEQYVFFVSIGLLMFSPLYMHFFLTETVKPVQRQDQQPACLSKILRVLQKRFHGMRDAASVVASSPTLRGISLVSFFYELGMSGITSVLLYYLKAAFGYDKNEFSEILMMVGIGSIVSQIMVLPLINPIIGEKVILCIALLASIAYALLYGFAWASWVPYLSASFGVIYVLVKPATYAIISKAASPTDQGKAQGFIAGVQSIASLLSPLAMSPLTSWFLSDSAPFDCKGFSIVCASICLVIALCYACLLKPEGHSGDKSESAEDIEAPLLSSSN from the exons ATGGCGGGGGTGGCGAAGAGTAGTCACGAGAGCTTCGGCGGCTGCGGGGGAACGCTTAGGGTGCTGCGGCCTCTGCTCCATCTGCTCCTCCCGCTCTGCGTCCACTGGGTGGCGGAGGAGATGACCGTCTCCGTCCTCGTCGACGTCACCACCAAGGCTCTCTGCCCCGGCGAGTCCACCTGCTCCGAGGCCATCTACATCAACGGCCTCCAGCAGACG GTGGTCGGAATTTTCAAGATGGTGGTACTGCCGTTGCTGGGTCAGCTCGCAGATGAATGCGGCCGGAAACCGTTGCTTCTCCTCACCCTGTCGACGTCCATTTTCCCATTTG CTCTACTTGCCATGAGCCAATCCAAAGAAATTGTCTATGCCTACTACGTGCTCCGAACTATCTCGTACATCCTAAGCCAAGGCAGCATTTTCTGCATTTCTGTTGCATATGCG GCGGACTTCATAGAAGAGGGCAAAAGGGCTGCAGCATTTAGTTGGATCACTGGTCTCTTTTCTGCCTCTCACGTACTAGGCAATGTGTTGGCACGCTTTCTTCCCGAGCAATATGTTTTCTTT GTTTCTATCGGACTCTTGATGTTTTCCCCACTTTACATGCACTTCTTCTTGACTGAGACAGTTAAACCGGTTCAGAGACAGGACCAACAACCAGCCTGCTTGTCTAAGATTCTGAGGGTTCTGCAAAAACGGTTCCATGGTATGAGAGATGCTGCCTCTGTTGTTGCAAGCAG TCCGACGCTTCGCGGAATTTCACTTGTTTCCTTCTTCTACGAGCTAGGAATGTCGGGCATTACCAGTGTTTTACTG TACTATCTGAAGGCGGCTTTTGGGTACGACAAGAATGAGTTCTCTGAAATTCTTATGATGGTGGGGATCGGTTCAATAGTTTCTCAG ATAATGGTGCTTCCTCTAATCAATCCCATTATTGGGGAGAAAGTGATACTCTGCATCGCCTTACTGGCATCAATTGCTTAT GCATTGCTCTATGGCTTTGCATGGGCTTCCTGG GTCCCATACTTAAGTGCCTCTTTTGGGGTCATTTATGTACTCGTCAAGCCCGCT ACATATGCTATCATTTCGAAAGCAGCAAGCCCAACTGATCAG GGAAAGGCACAGGGGTTTATTGCCGGCGTGCAATCAATCGCAAGTCTTCTATCGCCTCTGGCTATGAGTCCATTGACCT CTTGGTTCCTATCGGACAGTGCACCTTTCGACTGCAAGGGCTTCAGCATTGTGTGCGCATCCATTTGCCTG GTGATTGCTCTATGTTACGCTTGCCTGCTCAAGCCTGAGGGCCACTCGGGTGACAAGTCAGAGAGTGCAGAAGACATCGAAGCGCCACTACTTAGTAGCAGTAATTAG